A genomic stretch from Aliidongia dinghuensis includes:
- a CDS encoding DMT family transporter, with product MAVPHPAALSASPLQRVAPALFVLLWSTGFLGAKLGLPYAGPMTFLGVRFAIVAVLAAPLALASGARWPERPAQLLHVAVVGLLMQFAYLGGVFTGIAHGVPAGVSALIVGLQPILTAALAGLVLGERIRPVQWLGLALGLAGVALVVINPALLDRDRLGAAGITIVAMVAITVGTLYQKRFCSGIDLRVTVVIQNAVSALAMLPAALLFEPFTIEWTPRFVFAIAWLAIVLSLGATMLLFYLIRHGAASRVSSLFYLTPAVTAVMAFALFGETLSPLALVGMALAAAGVWAVNSSGRG from the coding sequence ATGGCCGTGCCTCACCCCGCCGCCCTCTCCGCCTCGCCGCTCCAGCGTGTGGCGCCCGCCTTGTTCGTGCTGCTCTGGTCGACCGGCTTCCTCGGCGCCAAGCTCGGCCTGCCCTATGCCGGCCCGATGACGTTCCTCGGCGTGCGGTTCGCCATCGTCGCCGTGCTTGCGGCTCCGCTCGCCCTCGCCTCCGGTGCTCGCTGGCCCGAGCGCCCGGCCCAGCTGCTGCACGTCGCCGTGGTCGGGCTCCTGATGCAGTTCGCCTATCTGGGCGGCGTCTTCACCGGCATCGCCCATGGCGTGCCGGCCGGCGTCTCGGCGCTTATCGTCGGGCTGCAGCCGATCCTGACGGCGGCCCTCGCCGGCCTGGTGCTGGGTGAGAGGATCCGCCCGGTGCAATGGCTGGGACTGGCCCTGGGTCTCGCAGGCGTGGCGCTCGTCGTGATCAATCCGGCGCTGCTCGACCGCGATCGGCTCGGCGCCGCCGGCATCACGATCGTCGCCATGGTCGCGATCACCGTCGGCACGCTCTACCAGAAGCGTTTCTGCAGCGGGATCGACCTGCGGGTGACCGTGGTGATCCAGAATGCGGTTTCCGCCCTCGCGATGCTGCCGGCGGCGCTGCTCTTCGAGCCGTTCACGATCGAGTGGACGCCGCGCTTCGTGTTCGCCATCGCCTGGCTCGCGATCGTGCTCTCGCTCGGCGCCACGATGCTGCTGTTCTACCTGATCCGCCACGGTGCCGCCTCGCGCGTCTCGAGCCTGTTCTACCTGACGCCGGCGGTGACCGCGGTCATGGCCTTCGCGCTGTTCGGCGAGACGCTGAGCCCGTTGGCGCTCGTCGGCATGGCGCTCGCCGCCGCCGGCGTCTGGGCCGTCAACAGCAGCGGCCGCGGCTGA